The following are encoded in a window of Bacillus sp. SORGH_AS_0510 genomic DNA:
- a CDS encoding ABC transporter permease: MKKYLIKRLLQSIPILFGISIMTFAIMQLAPGNPMQTMIDPKISAEEIERAQENLGLNDSLPAQYFTWITQILQGNLGYTIKTGQPVGQLILERLPATLLLTGTAFIIAFVLGVPLGVYSATKRNKLPDYVLTVMSFIGISIPSFFFGLGMIFIFALKLGWLPTSGMVTIGANYTGFALFMDYFKHVIMPALVLALPTVAVVMRFTRSSMLEVLNQEFIRTADSKGLSKAKVYLKHALRNALIPVITIFGLSIPFLFGGAYITEHIFNWPGMGSLGIQSIVAREYPVIMALNLFTSILVMAGNLLADVMYAWADPRIRY, translated from the coding sequence TTGAAAAAATACCTGATTAAAAGATTACTTCAATCGATTCCCATTCTATTTGGTATTTCCATTATGACTTTTGCCATTATGCAGTTAGCACCGGGAAATCCAATGCAAACCATGATTGATCCAAAAATATCAGCAGAGGAAATAGAAAGAGCTCAAGAAAACCTTGGGTTAAATGATTCCCTTCCAGCCCAGTATTTCACTTGGATTACGCAAATTTTACAAGGAAACCTTGGATATACGATTAAGACTGGTCAGCCAGTTGGCCAGTTAATACTCGAACGCCTTCCGGCTACATTACTGTTGACAGGGACTGCCTTTATTATTGCGTTTGTTTTAGGAGTTCCTTTAGGGGTATACTCCGCAACTAAGCGAAATAAATTGCCTGATTATGTATTGACTGTTATGTCTTTCATAGGCATCTCTATTCCATCATTCTTTTTTGGTTTAGGTATGATTTTTATCTTTGCTTTAAAGCTAGGATGGCTTCCAACTTCTGGGATGGTTACAATAGGGGCCAATTATACTGGATTTGCCCTCTTTATGGATTATTTTAAGCACGTGATTATGCCAGCTCTTGTCTTGGCATTACCGACAGTGGCAGTTGTTATGCGTTTTACACGTTCCAGTATGCTGGAAGTCCTGAATCAGGAATTTATTCGAACAGCAGACTCCAAAGGGTTAAGCAAAGCAAAAGTATATCTCAAACATGCATTAAGGAACGCTTTAATTCCAGTGATCACCATATTCGGACTATCCATTCCCTTTTTGTTTGGTGGGGCATATATCACAGAACATATTTTTAACTGGCCTGGAATGGGCAGCTTAGGAATTCAATCTATTGTTGCAAGGGAATACCCCGTTATTATGGCTCTAAATCTGTTTACATCCATTTTAGTTATGGCCGGTAACTTACTGGCAGATGTCATGTATGCATGGGCAGATCCACGGATTAGGTATTAA
- a CDS encoding M20/M25/M40 family metallo-hydrolase, translated as MSLKNEALDYFMNMLKINTTNELATEYLLANYLKEILDNNNIDSQIVYSNKGRTSIISKLAGKKKHLKPVILLSHLDVVAAKEEEWTFPPFSGDIYENKIWGRGTLDTKQLTVMHLMAFLHLKRLNVPLNRDVYFIATADEENGSKEGMEFISKQFPDVFNNSIVLSEGGGFTVQSENGETLMLFASGEKGTARVSITAAGDGGHAGCPPENQAVGKLSQALDYLMNISFPAGNYPVLQRFRNEMEEMMIVENEQGQLVKRLYEYMKETTFTPELIRIGDQLNVIPYKAEVLLEFRTLPNQTREQFELFMKEWTAPPDVHYQLLSFQQGYESDPEGEIILLFKTLSERLGYKIRWVPFTALGKTDGRFIGEMASQIYGLSPTLTLFTEVLKRVHNKDEHIELESFEYGVQLMKDVLEAFCISRGGGENVSDSKGKVESDR; from the coding sequence TTGAAAAATGAGGCACTGGATTATTTTATGAACATGCTCAAAATCAATACCACAAATGAGCTTGCTACCGAATATTTATTAGCCAATTATCTAAAAGAAATCCTAGACAACAATAATATAGATTCCCAAATAGTTTACAGTAACAAAGGCAGGACATCTATTATTTCTAAATTAGCCGGAAAGAAAAAACATCTAAAACCAGTAATTCTTCTATCACACTTAGATGTTGTTGCAGCGAAGGAAGAAGAGTGGACGTTTCCCCCTTTTTCAGGGGACATCTATGAAAATAAAATTTGGGGGCGGGGAACGCTTGATACAAAGCAACTTACTGTGATGCATCTGATGGCTTTCTTGCATCTAAAAAGATTGAATGTCCCGTTGAACCGGGATGTCTACTTTATAGCTACAGCGGATGAGGAAAATGGAAGCAAGGAAGGAATGGAGTTCATTTCCAAACAGTTTCCAGACGTTTTTAATAACAGTATTGTTTTAAGTGAAGGCGGTGGCTTTACAGTCCAAAGTGAAAATGGAGAAACCCTTATGTTATTTGCCTCCGGTGAAAAGGGAACAGCAAGGGTATCCATCACAGCAGCAGGAGACGGGGGGCATGCTGGATGCCCGCCGGAAAACCAAGCCGTAGGAAAGCTTTCACAGGCACTTGACTACTTAATGAACATTAGTTTTCCTGCAGGTAATTACCCGGTTCTTCAACGGTTTCGTAACGAAATGGAAGAGATGATGATTGTAGAAAATGAACAAGGGCAATTGGTGAAAAGACTCTACGAATATATGAAGGAAACAACCTTTACGCCTGAACTCATTCGTATTGGTGATCAGTTGAATGTGATTCCTTATAAGGCTGAAGTTCTTCTAGAATTCAGAACTCTGCCTAATCAAACAAGAGAACAGTTTGAATTATTTATGAAAGAATGGACTGCGCCACCTGATGTACATTACCAATTATTATCCTTTCAGCAAGGATATGAAAGCGACCCTGAGGGTGAAATTATTTTGCTGTTTAAGACTCTATCGGAACGATTGGGTTACAAAATTAGGTGGGTACCTTTTACTGCCTTAGGTAAAACGGATGGAAGATTTATAGGAGAAATGGCCAGCCAAATATACGGGCTTTCACCTACACTGACATTATTTACAGAGGTGCTCAAAAGGGTGCATAACAAGGATGAACATATCGAACTGGAATCCTTTGAATATGGTGTACAACTGATGAAGGATGTTTTGGAGGCATTTTGCATAAGCAGGGGAGGCGGAGAGAATGTATCAGATTCAAAAGGAAAAGTTGAATCAGACCGTTGA
- a CDS encoding Xaa-Pro peptidase family protein gives MYQIQKEKLNQTVDSLRELEIDMWLILTSEGSDPCIPLITGVGTVGPGVFIFTKEGRKLALCSSIDAQDLEESELFDEVCKHTGSLDTLLVETVRKLNPRNIALNISVEEHLADGLTAGRYRWLKNTLKGVFHGEFVSSEPFLTLIRSIKSKTEIERIEKAVKVTERIYKSVFTKMKAGMTERELGTLFIAEMEREGVVNGVDRSLSLPIVLKENIAHRGPGEAVINEGDLVIFDFSVEVDGYVSDIARTVYFLKEGETEAPEPIKAAFSAVHKAITRAAVMMKPGVKGYEVDGAARNYYVSLGYPEITHATGHQIGRDVHDGGILLGPRWKRYGNAPYGELKEGMVFTIEPTLFLENGIHFIVEENVVVTSNGIRYLSERQDELILISNNRKAREGILEKIPD, from the coding sequence ATGTATCAGATTCAAAAGGAAAAGTTGAATCAGACCGTTGATAGTTTAAGAGAATTAGAGATTGATATGTGGCTCATTCTTACATCAGAGGGCAGTGATCCCTGCATCCCCCTTATTACAGGGGTAGGAACAGTGGGGCCAGGTGTATTCATCTTTACAAAAGAAGGAAGAAAACTGGCATTATGCAGTAGTATCGATGCTCAAGATTTAGAGGAGTCGGAGCTTTTTGATGAAGTATGTAAGCATACTGGAAGTCTTGACACTCTATTAGTTGAAACAGTAAGAAAGTTAAACCCAAGGAATATTGCTTTAAATATTTCGGTTGAGGAGCATTTGGCTGATGGGTTAACCGCCGGGCGTTACCGTTGGTTAAAAAATACTCTTAAAGGGGTATTTCATGGGGAATTTGTATCCTCAGAACCATTTCTAACCCTAATTAGAAGTATTAAATCTAAGACTGAGATTGAAAGAATTGAAAAAGCGGTGAAGGTAACAGAAAGAATTTATAAGAGCGTATTTACAAAAATGAAGGCAGGAATGACAGAACGCGAATTGGGAACTTTATTCATTGCAGAAATGGAACGGGAAGGTGTTGTGAATGGGGTGGATCGTTCGCTATCCTTGCCTATCGTTTTAAAGGAAAATATCGCCCATAGAGGGCCGGGTGAGGCTGTCATCAATGAAGGCGATCTTGTTATCTTCGACTTTAGCGTTGAAGTGGATGGATATGTTTCGGATATTGCCAGAACCGTTTACTTTTTAAAAGAAGGTGAAACCGAAGCCCCAGAACCAATCAAGGCTGCCTTTTCAGCTGTTCATAAAGCCATAACAAGGGCTGCTGTTATGATGAAACCTGGTGTAAAGGGGTACGAAGTGGACGGGGCAGCTAGAAATTATTATGTGTCTCTTGGCTACCCGGAAATTACTCATGCAACAGGCCATCAAATTGGGAGAGATGTACATGATGGAGGCATTCTTTTAGGTCCTAGATGGAAACGATATGGAAACGCACCGTATGGGGAATTAAAAGAAGGTATGGTTTTCACCATTGAACCTACCCTTTTTTTGGAGAATGGTATTCATTTTATTGTAGAGGAAAATGTTGTTGTTACTTCGAATGGAATTAGGTATTTATCTGAGCGCCAAGACGAGTTGATTCTTATTTCCAATAACAGGAAAGCGAGGGAGGGGATTCTTGAAAAAATACCTGATTAA